The following proteins are encoded in a genomic region of Bacilli bacterium:
- the narJ gene encoding nitrate reductase molybdenum cofactor assembly chaperone, with protein sequence MDVSALRHLFYAESFLLRYPDAAWRGQASEVIAALQGMKTAELAQTLAAAAEQLLASRAADDLEKLYVETFDFGKQTNLYLTYAEFGETKERGAALLGLQQQYEEAGFVLKGGELPDYLPVMLEFAAMADAEACARVFAPLLPALREILRGLAAGNSPYCAIFRAIVATVGQMALANEPIGGVCP encoded by the coding sequence ATGGATGTATCGGCATTGCGGCATTTGTTTTACGCGGAGTCTTTTTTGCTGCGGTATCCCGATGCCGCCTGGCGCGGGCAGGCCTCCGAAGTGATCGCGGCGCTGCAGGGGATGAAAACGGCCGAGCTCGCGCAAACGTTAGCCGCGGCGGCGGAGCAATTGCTGGCAAGCCGTGCCGCGGATGACCTGGAAAAACTGTACGTGGAGACGTTTGATTTCGGCAAACAGACGAATCTGTACCTGACTTATGCCGAATTTGGCGAAACGAAAGAGCGCGGCGCCGCATTGCTCGGTTTGCAACAACAATACGAAGAAGCCGGATTTGTCCTGAAGGGCGGCGAGTTGCCGGATTATTTGCCGGTTATGCTGGAATTTGCCGCTATGGCCGACGCGGAAGCTTGCGCGCGCGTATTCGCCCCGCTGTTGCCCGCATTGCGGGAAATACTTCGCGGGCTTGCCGCGGGAAATAGTCCCTATTGCGCGATTTTTCGCGCCATTGTCGCAACCGTCGGGCAAATGGCGCTGGCAAACGAGCCGATCGGGGGTGTTTGCCCATGA